One part of the Desulfotignum phosphitoxidans DSM 13687 genome encodes these proteins:
- a CDS encoding Mrp/NBP35 family ATP-binding protein yields MIHDSVDKAQKSSQNNEMARKQQEQQAMIKDNLARIKHKIFVLSGKGGVGKSSVSANLAAVLSKKGYKTGLMDVDVHGPSIAQMLGMTELLDITPDQQRLVPKQVNDNLKAVSVQALMQDKNQAIIWRGPAKAGMIQQFVGMVDWGELDFLIIDAPPGTGDEPLTVVQTIPEALGVIVTTPQEVALADIRKSISFCNTVKLKTLGIVENMSGFKCPHCGESIDLFMNGGGERTAKQFGLTFLGSIPFDTGVVASGDQGVPIMFQDEETPFTKAFSIVVDNITKQL; encoded by the coding sequence ATGATTCACGACAGTGTAGACAAAGCCCAGAAGTCGTCCCAGAATAATGAAATGGCCAGAAAACAGCAGGAACAACAGGCCATGATCAAAGACAATCTGGCCAGAATTAAACACAAGATCTTTGTGCTGTCAGGCAAGGGCGGCGTCGGTAAAAGCAGTGTGTCCGCCAACCTGGCGGCTGTTTTGTCCAAAAAAGGATATAAAACCGGTTTGATGGATGTGGATGTGCACGGGCCTTCCATCGCCCAGATGCTGGGCATGACCGAACTGCTGGATATCACCCCGGACCAGCAGCGCCTGGTTCCCAAGCAGGTGAATGACAATCTTAAAGCCGTTTCCGTCCAGGCCCTGATGCAGGACAAGAATCAGGCCATCATATGGCGTGGACCGGCCAAAGCCGGCATGATTCAGCAGTTCGTGGGCATGGTGGACTGGGGGGAACTGGATTTTCTGATCATCGATGCCCCACCGGGCACGGGAGATGAACCGCTGACCGTGGTACAGACCATTCCCGAAGCCCTAGGCGTGATCGTGACCACCCCCCAGGAAGTGGCGCTGGCCGATATCCGCAAATCCATTTCATTCTGCAACACCGTGAAGCTCAAAACCTTAGGAATTGTGGAAAACATGTCCGGATTCAAATGCCCCCATTGCGGCGAATCCATTGATCTGTTCATGAACGGCGGGGGGGAAAGAACAGCCAAACAATTTGGCCTGACTTTTCTGGGATCCATTCCCTTTGACACCGGGGTGGTCGCATCCGGTGATCAGGGAGTTCCCATTATGTTTCAGGACGAGGAAACTCCTTTTACAAAGGCATTTTCCATAGTAGTGGACAACATCACCAAACAATTGTAA
- a CDS encoding deoxyguanosinetriphosphate triphosphohydrolase family protein — MNDRLKKTRDLQPLLDKIELNALQSLACPSRAAVRRHPENRSDNEYRQAFSQDADRILNSLAFTRYIDKTQVFSLIQNDHLTHRVLHVQLLSRVARTIGRHLRLNQDLIEAAALGHDIGHPPFGHDGERFLSRLTHAHQAGYFHHNVQSIQFLDKIERHGSGWNLSLQTLDAMLCHDGETHVRKLFPHGPRRFDDLDTMIQRFLETEQIGFSPMTLEGCVVRMADTISYIGRDLEDGIRLGLITREQIPDTCRHILGTTNGTIVFNLVTDLIATSLDQPFIGFSDEVADALETLKAFNYRYIYKNPAIKQHLGTINTIYAHLFHQYLTDLEKDRASSVIFTQFLSGLSDTYRDTHSLPQIVRDFISGMTDSYFIRQAPVHLRPHPVDHV; from the coding sequence TTGAATGACCGCTTGAAAAAAACCAGGGATTTGCAGCCGCTTCTGGACAAAATTGAACTAAATGCCCTGCAATCCCTGGCCTGTCCTTCCAGGGCCGCGGTTCGACGGCATCCGGAAAACCGGTCTGACAATGAATACCGTCAGGCGTTCAGCCAGGATGCCGACCGGATTCTCAATTCCCTGGCTTTTACCCGGTATATTGATAAAACCCAGGTGTTTTCCCTGATCCAAAACGATCATCTCACCCACCGGGTCCTGCATGTGCAGCTGCTGTCCCGAGTGGCCCGGACCATCGGCCGGCACCTGCGGCTCAACCAGGATTTGATCGAAGCCGCCGCCTTAGGCCATGACATCGGCCATCCGCCCTTCGGTCATGATGGGGAACGGTTTTTATCCCGGCTCACCCACGCACACCAGGCCGGATACTTTCACCACAATGTCCAGAGCATTCAGTTTCTGGACAAAATCGAACGCCATGGGTCTGGATGGAACTTGAGTCTCCAGACCCTGGATGCCATGTTATGCCATGACGGCGAAACCCATGTCCGAAAACTTTTCCCCCATGGACCCCGCAGGTTTGATGATTTAGATACCATGATCCAGAGGTTTCTTGAGACCGAACAGATCGGGTTTTCCCCCATGACTCTGGAAGGATGTGTGGTGCGCATGGCAGACACCATCAGCTATATCGGCCGGGACCTGGAAGACGGCATCCGTTTAGGCCTGATCACCCGGGAGCAGATCCCGGACACCTGCCGCCATATTCTGGGAACCACCAACGGCACCATTGTGTTCAACCTGGTGACCGACCTGATTGCCACCAGCCTGGATCAGCCGTTCATCGGATTTTCAGATGAGGTGGCTGATGCCCTGGAAACCCTGAAAGCATTCAATTACCGCTATATTTATAAAAACCCGGCCATCAAGCAGCATTTAGGAACCATCAATACCATTTATGCGCATCTGTTTCACCAGTATCTCACGGATCTGGAAAAGGACCGCGCATCCTCTGTCATTTTTACACAATTTTTGTCCGGCCTGTCCGACACATACCGGGACACCCATTCTTTGCCCCAAATCGTGCGGGATTTCATCTCCGGCATGACGGACTCCTATTTTATCCGCCAGGCACCGGTTCATTTGCGGCCCCATCCTGTGGACCATGTTTGA
- a CDS encoding UPF0280 family protein has product MFDNRRVYRQQHHKQGLTAFEITVQETNLHIQADTDLSEAATRAVTRCREQIQRYIAENPGFKTSLEPMTVPDTAPAIIRNMGVAAHAAHVGPMAAVAGAVAEYTGRHLLSFSSQVVVENGGDIFIHSQTDTVLTLFAGNSPFSLTTGIHIPRQPGSFGICTSSGTFGHSKSFGKADAVMVMAQSCPLSDAVATGLANQVFTGDDIAGVLETGKQISGVQGLVIIKDTQIGLWGALRLVKI; this is encoded by the coding sequence ATGTTTGACAACCGCCGCGTTTACCGGCAGCAGCACCACAAACAGGGTTTAACCGCCTTTGAAATCACCGTGCAGGAAACCAACCTGCATATCCAGGCCGACACGGACCTTTCCGAAGCGGCCACCCGGGCCGTGACCCGGTGCCGGGAGCAGATCCAGAGGTATATTGCAGAAAATCCCGGTTTTAAAACATCCTTGGAACCCATGACCGTGCCGGACACTGCCCCTGCCATCATCCGGAATATGGGCGTTGCGGCCCATGCGGCACACGTGGGTCCCATGGCGGCGGTGGCCGGGGCTGTGGCAGAATATACGGGCCGGCATCTGTTGTCTTTTTCTTCCCAGGTGGTGGTGGAAAACGGGGGAGATATTTTCATTCACTCCCAGACCGACACCGTGTTGACCCTCTTTGCCGGCAACTCCCCTTTCAGCCTGACCACAGGCATTCATATACCCCGGCAGCCCGGTTCTTTCGGCATCTGCACCTCATCGGGCACTTTCGGGCATTCCAAAAGCTTTGGCAAAGCCGATGCAGTCATGGTCATGGCCCAATCCTGCCCGCTTTCGGATGCCGTTGCCACAGGTCTGGCCAATCAGGTCTTCACAGGAGACGATATTGCCGGGGTCCTGGAAACGGGCAAGCAGATATCCGGTGTCCAGGGCCTGGTCATTATCAAGGATACACAGATCGGGCTGTGGGGAGCGTTACGACTGGTAAAAATCTGA
- a CDS encoding CDP-alcohol phosphatidyltransferase family protein, whose protein sequence is MERLLVICIAAAIGTGFYYWFSWMLKKDRMQDFVFSHQWLLHPNAICYWRTGMAMAGFFLYFATDYQSAAIIIFTFAAILDGVDGLVARGCNLVSRLGEWLDPLCDKLTYLPPLLGFAYTGIISVKLVWILVGIEIFGQFAARRLLTLMKTSGAANNFGKIKAIICFALVIFCALVDANPHIIHMGNQILLACVILSGASIVFKFIPNRLYADILSLLNFFCGLASLVLTYHGLFGRAVIIIIMGQLFDLFDGRMAEKHGGTKYGPYLDDIADFVSFGIAPAYMLLKIGQSWAWVFALIYITAVAFRLIRFLFVDKKRTDLPPGVFNGLPCPAGALLLLGAILLLPAPYVWPVVLLTTGLMVSTLRFAHLGRLILKQVPKPMFYTISAGIIVIIAFVLKTRNGELFGGVILGSVLIYMVIGRVCIQKVMSAQSTTRH, encoded by the coding sequence ATGGAACGACTATTGGTCATATGCATCGCCGCAGCCATCGGGACCGGTTTCTACTACTGGTTTTCCTGGATGCTGAAAAAAGACCGCATGCAGGACTTTGTTTTTTCACATCAGTGGCTGCTGCACCCCAACGCCATCTGTTACTGGCGGACCGGCATGGCCATGGCCGGTTTTTTTCTGTACTTTGCGACAGACTATCAATCGGCGGCCATCATTATTTTCACCTTTGCCGCCATCCTGGACGGGGTGGACGGACTGGTGGCAAGGGGATGCAACCTGGTATCCCGGCTGGGTGAATGGCTGGATCCTTTATGCGATAAACTCACGTACCTGCCGCCGCTGCTGGGGTTTGCCTATACCGGGATTATTTCAGTAAAACTGGTATGGATTCTGGTGGGCATTGAAATATTCGGCCAGTTTGCGGCCCGCAGACTTTTGACTCTGATGAAAACCTCCGGTGCTGCCAATAATTTCGGCAAGATCAAGGCCATCATCTGTTTTGCCCTGGTGATTTTCTGCGCCCTGGTGGATGCCAACCCCCATATCATCCACATGGGCAACCAGATTCTGTTGGCCTGCGTCATTTTATCGGGTGCGTCCATTGTATTTAAATTCATTCCCAACCGGCTGTATGCGGACATCCTTTCCCTGCTCAATTTCTTCTGCGGTCTGGCCAGTCTGGTGTTGACCTATCACGGATTATTCGGCCGGGCTGTTATCATCATTATCATGGGACAGCTGTTCGACCTGTTTGACGGCCGCATGGCGGAAAAACACGGGGGCACCAAATACGGCCCATACCTGGATGATATCGCGGATTTTGTCAGTTTCGGGATCGCTCCGGCTTATATGCTGTTGAAAATCGGCCAGTCCTGGGCCTGGGTGTTTGCGTTGATCTACATCACGGCTGTGGCATTCCGGCTCATCCGGTTTCTGTTTGTGGACAAAAAACGCACGGACCTGCCGCCGGGCGTATTCAACGGCCTGCCCTGCCCGGCCGGGGCATTGCTTTTGCTGGGTGCCATTCTGCTGCTGCCCGCCCCGTATGTGTGGCCCGTGGTGCTTTTGACCACGGGCCTGATGGTGAGTACCCTCCGGTTCGCCCATCTGGGACGTCTGATTCTCAAACAGGTGCCCAAACCCATGTTTTACACCATCAGCGCAGGCATCATCGTGATCATCGCCTTTGTGCTGAAAACCCGGAACGGGGAATTGTTCGGCGGCGTCATTCTGGGATCGGTGTTGATTTACATGGTGATCGGCCGGGTGTGTATCCAGAAAGTGATGTCCGCACAATCTACCACCAGGCACTGA
- a CDS encoding YqaA family protein → MISVLLLFCSAFLAATILPFYSEVLLFALLRQGHDPHLLFWVATFGNTLGSVVNWWMGRYLLRFQHRAWFYFSPTQIAKAQAWFQRYGVWTLLLAWLPIGGDPLTLVAGIMNVRFKVFIVLVAVGKGLRYVAVIWFSAWW, encoded by the coding sequence GTGATATCTGTGCTGCTGCTCTTTTGTTCCGCGTTTCTGGCCGCCACCATTCTGCCGTTTTATTCGGAAGTGCTGCTGTTTGCTCTGCTGCGCCAGGGGCATGACCCCCATCTGTTGTTTTGGGTGGCCACTTTCGGCAATACCCTGGGGTCTGTGGTGAACTGGTGGATGGGGCGATATCTGTTGCGGTTCCAGCACCGGGCCTGGTTTTATTTCAGTCCGACCCAGATTGCCAAAGCCCAGGCCTGGTTTCAGCGGTATGGGGTCTGGACCCTGCTGCTGGCCTGGCTGCCCATTGGAGGCGACCCCTTAACCCTGGTGGCGGGTATCATGAATGTCCGGTTCAAGGTGTTCATTGTCCTGGTGGCCGTGGGTAAAGGCCTGCGCTATGTGGCTGTGATCTGGTTCAGTGCCTGGTGGTAG
- a CDS encoding gamma-glutamyl-gamma-aminobutyrate hydrolase family protein yields MALRPRVGVTGSARRWAPAWWCTKTALYLAGASAMRISTRHGNADETLDALIIGGGNDISPEHYDGDLTSPVVYDPDRDLLEIRWIRYALHHKIPMLGICRGAQLINVVLGGNLHQDIRNLRHLTYNRPGLLPTKQVKIEPDTRLARICGKHNLRVNSLHHQAIRKPGNGLHVVGRDLDGIIQAVETRSGRKIIGVQWHPEYLFYLPAQFALFQWLIQKEWL; encoded by the coding sequence ATGGCTTTGCGACCACGTGTCGGCGTAACCGGTTCGGCCCGGCGCTGGGCCCCGGCCTGGTGGTGTACGAAAACAGCCCTGTATCTGGCCGGAGCGTCTGCCATGCGCATCAGCACCCGCCACGGCAATGCCGATGAAACCCTGGATGCATTGATTATCGGGGGGGGCAATGATATTTCCCCGGAACATTACGATGGGGATCTCACCAGCCCTGTGGTATATGATCCGGACCGGGATCTGCTGGAAATCAGATGGATCCGGTATGCCCTGCATCACAAAATCCCCATGCTGGGCATCTGCAGAGGGGCTCAGCTCATCAATGTGGTGCTGGGCGGGAACCTGCATCAGGACATCCGAAACTTGAGACACCTGACCTATAATCGGCCGGGACTGCTGCCCACCAAACAGGTGAAAATCGAACCGGACACCCGCCTGGCGCGTATCTGCGGCAAACACAATCTCCGGGTCAACAGCCTGCATCACCAGGCGATCCGAAAACCCGGCAACGGACTTCATGTGGTGGGCCGGGATCTGGACGGCATTATTCAGGCCGTGGAAACCCGGTCCGGCCGGAAGATCATCGGGGTGCAATGGCATCCCGAGTACCTGTTTTACCTGCCGGCCCAGTTCGCCCTGTTCCAGTGGCTGATTCAAAAGGAATGGCTGTGA
- a CDS encoding amidoligase family protein: protein MKQPLFYKLPSVTRTQKGALRQVGFELEFTGLDLEQTTRVVETVLGGTRVRESAAACVVDVPDSGEFTIELDWDFLKRRAARQEPDRTGDWIDLLSQAATWLVPMEVVCPPIAITKLDRLEPLIKALRRAGARGTKDSMIAAYGVHINAEVPSVDADVVLAYVQSFSLLQWWLVDAHQVDIARRISPYVDLYPEAYLEVLFSCDKPDFKQIVADYLIYNASRNRALDMLPLLSWVHAGMVQTAVADPKIKPRPAFHYRLPNCQIDHPDWSLARPWNLWWVVEELAQRPEDLTMLKERFLSMHRPLIGVNRTDWTVWMDQWLCDHVSA, encoded by the coding sequence ATGAAACAGCCCTTATTTTATAAATTGCCGTCCGTCACCCGAACCCAGAAGGGTGCTTTGCGACAAGTGGGGTTTGAGCTGGAATTCACAGGCCTGGATCTTGAGCAGACCACCCGGGTGGTGGAAACGGTGCTGGGCGGCACCCGGGTCCGTGAATCGGCGGCCGCCTGTGTGGTGGATGTTCCGGATTCAGGGGAATTCACCATTGAGCTGGACTGGGATTTTCTCAAAAGAAGAGCGGCCCGCCAGGAACCTGATCGAACCGGGGACTGGATCGATCTGCTCAGCCAGGCAGCCACATGGCTGGTGCCCATGGAAGTGGTGTGCCCGCCCATAGCCATAACCAAGCTGGACCGGCTGGAACCCCTGATCAAAGCCCTGCGCCGGGCCGGTGCCCGGGGCACGAAAGACTCCATGATTGCCGCGTATGGCGTGCATATCAACGCCGAGGTGCCGTCGGTGGATGCCGATGTGGTGCTGGCGTATGTGCAATCGTTTTCATTGCTGCAATGGTGGCTGGTGGATGCCCATCAGGTGGATATCGCACGGCGCATCAGCCCCTATGTGGATCTGTATCCCGAAGCCTATTTGGAAGTACTTTTTTCATGTGATAAACCCGATTTCAAGCAGATTGTCGCTGATTATCTGATTTATAACGCCAGCCGGAACCGGGCCCTGGATATGTTGCCCCTGTTGTCCTGGGTGCATGCCGGCATGGTTCAAACCGCAGTCGCAGATCCGAAAATAAAGCCCCGGCCCGCATTTCATTATCGGTTGCCCAATTGCCAGATCGACCACCCGGACTGGTCCCTGGCCCGGCCCTGGAACTTGTGGTGGGTGGTGGAAGAACTGGCACAGCGCCCGGAGGATCTCACCATGCTCAAAGAGCGGTTTTTGTCCATGCACCGGCCTTTGATCGGGGTGAACCGCACGGACTGGACTGTCTGGATGGATCAATGGCTTTGCGACCACGTGTCGGCGTAA
- a CDS encoding superoxide dismutase produces the protein MTPLDKKQPDNSRMDRRTFLTLSAGAAASLALAGLPRAAFAAAAASHVLPPLPYADTDLAPVISARTLSFHYGKHHQGYVNNLNRLITGTPYADLSLDEIVTNTAGKPDDTAIFNNAAQIWNHTFYWHSLSPRGGGDPPAALTRKIKEDFGSVDACKQALLDAATSQFGSGWAWLVLDNKTLKAVNTGNAKTPFTMGMTPLLTIDVWEHAYYLDYQNQRKAYVQALLDKRINWEFALKNAAL, from the coding sequence ATGACACCATTGGATAAAAAACAACCGGACAATTCCCGCATGGACCGCCGCACGTTTCTGACCCTCTCCGCCGGTGCCGCCGCTTCCCTGGCCCTGGCCGGACTGCCCCGGGCCGCATTTGCCGCTGCGGCTGCTTCCCATGTGCTGCCGCCCCTGCCCTATGCAGACACGGACCTGGCTCCTGTAATCTCCGCCCGGACCTTGTCGTTTCATTACGGTAAACACCACCAGGGATATGTAAACAACCTGAACCGTTTGATCACCGGCACCCCGTATGCTGACCTGTCTTTGGATGAGATCGTCACAAACACTGCGGGAAAACCGGATGACACCGCCATTTTCAACAACGCGGCCCAGATATGGAACCACACCTTTTACTGGCACAGCTTAAGCCCCAGGGGCGGAGGAGACCCCCCGGCCGCATTGACACGCAAAATAAAAGAGGATTTCGGCAGCGTGGACGCTTGCAAACAAGCACTGCTTGATGCAGCCACCTCCCAGTTCGGCAGTGGCTGGGCCTGGCTGGTTTTAGACAACAAGACCTTGAAAGCCGTGAACACCGGCAATGCCAAAACACCGTTCACCATGGGCATGACCCCGCTGCTCACCATTGATGTGTGGGAACATGCCTATTATCTGGACTATCAGAACCAGCGAAAAGCTTATGTCCAAGCCTTACTGGACAAACGCATCAACTGGGAATTCGCCCTGAAAAACGCGGCATTATAA
- the tsaA gene encoding tRNA (N6-threonylcarbamoyladenosine(37)-N6)-methyltransferase TrmO yields MQPITPIGVIHTPFQNIEDMPIQPKGAAGTQGQIQVDAAFQPGLEDLDGFSHIYLIYSFHKTTRTELTVVPFMDTQPRGVYATRSPLRPNHIGISIVRLEKIEGNLLHVLDIDVLNGTPLLDIKPYMEKFDAVKHSTSGWMQASEKEVAERRSDSRFK; encoded by the coding sequence ATGCAACCCATTACACCCATCGGCGTGATCCATACGCCGTTTCAAAACATCGAAGACATGCCCATTCAGCCCAAAGGGGCTGCCGGCACCCAAGGACAGATACAGGTGGATGCGGCTTTTCAACCCGGACTTGAAGACCTGGACGGTTTCAGTCACATCTACCTGATCTATTCATTCCACAAAACAACCCGGACCGAACTGACCGTGGTGCCGTTCATGGATACGCAGCCCCGGGGCGTGTATGCCACGCGTTCCCCGCTGCGGCCCAACCACATCGGCATCTCCATTGTCCGGCTGGAAAAAATTGAGGGGAACCTGCTGCACGTCCTGGATATCGATGTGCTGAACGGCACCCCCCTGCTGGATATCAAGCCCTATATGGAGAAATTCGACGCAGTCAAACACAGCACCTCCGGGTGGATGCAGGCCAGCGAAAAGGAAGTCGCGGAAAGGCGATCGGACAGCCGGTTCAAATAA
- a CDS encoding DMT family transporter: protein METPRLTKGFLLVIFAAVLFGTTGTSQALAPAGISSTTIGSLRLIIGGPALLLMALIFGNVRLSTFRPPIIPTLVAASGIVMFQLCFFEAVARTGVALGTIVAICMAPVISGLLGAVFQKERLTRTWFIASFLAISGCVLLSVAGSEVQVDTTGIFLAFGAGFGYAVSLVGSKAVVADHSPILGIAVILSVGAVMVLPRLLLFEDLSPVMTAHGMTVVLYLGLVATAAAYLLLAKGLSVVPVSMTALLMLVEPLTGCFLGVLLLGEVFTPITGIGALLIFSGLLVISFFKEKPAPVAPLVTHHKKSRFRNKR from the coding sequence ATGGAAACACCCAGATTGACCAAGGGGTTTTTGCTGGTGATCTTTGCCGCGGTGCTGTTCGGCACCACAGGCACCTCCCAGGCCCTGGCACCGGCCGGCATATCCAGCACCACCATCGGATCCCTGCGCCTGATCATCGGGGGGCCGGCCCTGTTGCTCATGGCCCTGATTTTCGGCAACGTCCGATTATCCACGTTTCGGCCTCCCATCATTCCCACCCTGGTTGCGGCCTCCGGGATCGTGATGTTCCAGCTGTGTTTTTTTGAAGCCGTGGCCCGAACCGGCGTGGCTTTGGGAACCATTGTGGCCATCTGCATGGCACCGGTCATTTCCGGACTTCTGGGGGCTGTGTTTCAAAAAGAGCGGTTGACCCGGACCTGGTTTATCGCATCTTTTCTGGCCATTTCCGGGTGTGTGCTGTTGAGCGTGGCCGGCAGTGAGGTGCAGGTGGACACCACGGGTATTTTTCTGGCATTCGGCGCAGGATTCGGATATGCCGTGTCCCTGGTGGGCAGCAAAGCCGTGGTGGCAGACCATTCGCCCATCTTAGGCATTGCCGTTATCTTGAGTGTGGGCGCGGTGATGGTGCTTCCCCGGCTGCTGCTGTTCGAAGATCTTTCCCCGGTGATGACCGCACACGGCATGACAGTGGTTCTGTATCTCGGGCTGGTGGCCACGGCTGCGGCCTATTTGCTGCTGGCCAAAGGGCTGTCTGTGGTGCCCGTGTCCATGACGGCGTTGCTGATGCTGGTGGAACCCTTGACCGGATGTTTTTTAGGGGTTCTACTGCTGGGGGAAGTGTTCACTCCGATCACCGGGATCGGGGCATTGCTTATTTTTTCCGGTCTTCTGGTCATCTCGTTTTTCAAGGAAAAACCCGCGCCCGTGGCCCCGCTGGTCACCCATCACAAAAAATCCCGGTTCAGAAACAAACGTTAG